Proteins encoded within one genomic window of Deltaproteobacteria bacterium:
- a CDS encoding extracellular solute-binding protein yields the protein MYHAGPTVPLRRAAAPGRAGRRPPPPRRRAGPRGPPSAPAAPPCRAARVARALYGPRVMRWTVLAVGLACAAGCPADRAAPAPRERVRLWHTFSAYETEALNRALADRGAAVESTLLPFSRARQIVADALRDGHDCPDLVRIDATWLPELAGAGLLAPVPDDAPARAWLPEAAALARHAGTAYGVPQALDGLALLYDPDRLARAGAAWPPRTVNELVATAHQLTIDGRYGLSVRVDGYWFVAFLRAWGGDVVDPATGALGIDRPEAVAALDQFAALFGPGGVAPPPPPPGREAPATARWFREGRVAIVVDGPWAVPELRAGGHALAVAPFPPGADGRGAAPLGGALFCVPACARRADAAWRLAFALTEPAVQAAWARDLGVVPTTEEALAGAGAFARAFRDALRAARPLPRHPITAELFDDLTPAVAAVVAGDATAEEALAGVARAWTRLLARHRGGRP from the coding sequence ATGTATCACGCCGGGCCGACCGTCCCCCTCCGCCGCGCCGCCGCGCCGGGCCGCGCGGGCCGCCGTCCGCCCCCGCCGCGCCGCCGCGCCGGACCGCGCGGGCCGCCGTCCGCCCCCGCCGCGCCGCCGTGCCGGGCCGCGCGGGTGGCACGGGCATTGTATGGTCCGCGCGTGATGCGCTGGACCGTTCTCGCCGTCGGCCTGGCGTGCGCCGCCGGCTGCCCCGCCGACCGCGCCGCGCCCGCGCCCCGCGAGCGCGTACGGCTGTGGCACACGTTCTCGGCGTACGAGACCGAGGCGCTCAACCGCGCCCTCGCCGATCGCGGCGCCGCGGTCGAATCGACCCTGCTGCCGTTTTCCCGCGCCCGCCAGATCGTCGCCGACGCGCTGCGCGACGGCCACGACTGTCCCGACCTGGTGCGCATCGACGCGACGTGGCTGCCCGAATTGGCCGGGGCCGGGTTGCTCGCGCCGGTGCCCGACGACGCGCCGGCGCGCGCGTGGCTGCCCGAGGCGGCGGCGCTCGCGCGCCACGCGGGGACGGCCTACGGGGTGCCGCAGGCGCTCGACGGCCTCGCCCTGTTGTACGACCCGGACCGCCTCGCGCGCGCCGGCGCCGCGTGGCCGCCGCGGACCGTCAACGAGCTGGTCGCCACCGCCCACCAGCTCACGATCGACGGGCGCTACGGGCTGTCCGTGCGGGTGGACGGCTACTGGTTCGTCGCGTTCTTGCGCGCGTGGGGCGGCGACGTCGTGGATCCGGCGACCGGTGCGCTCGGCATCGATCGGCCCGAAGCGGTGGCCGCGCTCGACCAGTTTGCCGCGCTGTTCGGACCCGGCGGCGTCGCGCCACCGCCGCCGCCGCCCGGCCGGGAGGCGCCGGCCACCGCCCGCTGGTTCCGCGAAGGACGCGTCGCGATCGTGGTCGACGGGCCGTGGGCGGTGCCGGAGCTGCGCGCCGGCGGCCACGCGCTGGCGGTGGCGCCGTTCCCCCCCGGCGCCGACGGGCGCGGCGCCGCGCCGCTCGGCGGCGCGCTGTTCTGCGTGCCGGCGTGTGCGCGCCGCGCCGACGCCGCGTGGCGGCTCGCGTTCGCCCTCACCGAGCCGGCCGTGCAGGCCGCGTGGGCCCGCGATCTGGGCGTCGTGCCGACGACCGAGGAAGCGCTTGCGGGCGCCGGCGCGTTCGCGCGCGCGTTCCGCGACGCGCTGCGCGCCGCGCGCCCGCTGCCCCGCCACCCGATCACGGCCGAGCTGTTCGACGACCTCACCCCCGCCGTCGCCGCCGTCGTCGCGGGCGACGCGACCGCCGAGGAGGCGCTCGCCGGCGTCGCGCGCGCGTGGACGCGCCTGCTGGCTCGCCACCGCGGAGGCCGCCCGTGA
- a CDS encoding sensor histidine kinase, whose translation MCAPRRRRVAARVRPHRAGRAGRVGPRSGRRADDRGSACGRRRVRARVPRRAARRAPAAPPPDHGRAVRRPHPRRRRRRRGRRDRRGGARRRRARVDAPAGSPPRRPPVTGRAARSLTGRVLVVLALVAIVPAVTVGAIAIWRARASLETEVVRGNLALIRALGASLDARLQSARRALEIAAGTWADPRTAQTARDADPAPVRRLLRRLRRHEPLLASVAIYDVDGQPIEGDTLPIDATAGAHAFGGYIGDVTFVDGTPRVRVVTQARSRTGELVGVFAAQLDLGFISEALASARLGPGARLLVVDGDGVPVARSDGAPAAGARSLRGVHPAVDRALGSATEGSIEAGGVVSVYRNLATYQSLRGIRWALILDQPAADAYALAHETTRTTVAGVVGALALALVVGFAFATRLTRPLRALAARADAIADRDQPEPKPPIRGPGEIGALAERIEQMAGRIAERARLKDALARGDRLAAVGTMAASIAHEINNPLTTVLGYAKLLQEGKPDDDPDLPGLQLIAEESERMQAKVRALLDYSRSDTAGAPDPDTASCDVNDLVDKTIALVGPVLHKRRIQVHTQLASPLPRVRCDAHSLQQVFVNLANNAADAMADGGELIVATQLGPAAATVHVTFDDTGPGVPDADRDRIFDPFYTTKGAGAGTGLGLAVVRHLVARCGGQVTVEPGARGRGARFRVVLPIEE comes from the coding sequence GTGTGCGCGCCGCGCCGACGCCGCGTGGCGGCTCGCGTTCGCCCTCACCGAGCCGGCCGTGCAGGCCGCGTGGGCCCGCGATCTGGGCGTCGTGCCGACGACCGAGGAAGCGCTTGCGGGCGCCGGCGCGTTCGCGCGCGCGTTCCGCGACGCGCTGCGCGCCGCGCGCCCGCTGCCCCGCCACCCGATCACGGCCGAGCTGTTCGACGACCTCACCCCCGCCGTCGCCGCCGTCGTCGCGGGCGACGCGACCGCCGAGGAGGCGCTCGCCGGCGTCGCGCGCGCGTGGACGCGCCTGCTGGCTCGCCACCGCGGAGGCCGCCCGTGACCGGCCGCGCCGCCCGGTCGCTCACCGGCCGCGTGCTCGTCGTGCTCGCGCTCGTGGCGATCGTGCCGGCGGTGACGGTCGGCGCGATCGCGATCTGGCGGGCGCGCGCGAGCCTCGAGACGGAGGTCGTGCGCGGCAACCTCGCGCTGATTCGCGCGCTCGGCGCGTCGCTCGACGCGCGGCTGCAGAGCGCGCGCCGCGCGCTCGAGATCGCCGCCGGGACCTGGGCCGACCCGCGCACGGCGCAGACGGCGCGCGACGCCGATCCGGCGCCGGTGCGACGCCTGCTGCGCCGACTGCGACGCCACGAGCCGCTGCTGGCGTCGGTGGCGATCTACGACGTCGACGGCCAACCGATCGAAGGGGACACGCTGCCGATCGACGCCACCGCCGGCGCCCACGCGTTTGGCGGCTACATCGGCGACGTCACATTCGTCGACGGAACGCCGCGAGTGCGCGTCGTGACCCAGGCGCGAAGCCGCACCGGCGAACTCGTCGGCGTGTTCGCCGCGCAGCTCGACCTCGGCTTCATCTCCGAGGCGCTCGCGAGCGCGCGGCTCGGCCCGGGCGCGCGCTTGCTCGTGGTGGACGGCGACGGCGTGCCGGTCGCACGCTCGGACGGCGCGCCGGCGGCCGGCGCGCGCAGCCTGCGCGGCGTCCATCCCGCCGTCGACCGCGCGCTCGGCTCGGCGACCGAGGGCAGCATCGAAGCAGGCGGCGTCGTGTCCGTCTACCGCAACCTCGCGACGTACCAGTCGCTGCGCGGCATCCGGTGGGCGCTGATCCTCGACCAGCCGGCGGCCGACGCCTACGCGCTGGCGCACGAGACGACGCGCACGACCGTGGCCGGCGTCGTCGGCGCCCTCGCGCTCGCCCTCGTCGTCGGCTTTGCGTTCGCCACTCGCCTGACGCGACCGCTGCGCGCGCTGGCTGCGCGCGCCGATGCGATCGCCGATCGCGATCAGCCGGAACCGAAGCCGCCAATCCGCGGCCCCGGTGAGATCGGCGCGCTCGCCGAACGCATCGAACAGATGGCCGGCCGAATCGCCGAGCGCGCGCGGCTCAAGGACGCGCTCGCGCGCGGCGACCGGCTGGCGGCCGTCGGAACGATGGCGGCCAGCATCGCCCACGAGATCAACAACCCCCTCACCACCGTGCTCGGCTACGCCAAGCTGCTGCAGGAGGGCAAACCCGACGACGATCCAGACCTGCCGGGCCTGCAACTCATCGCCGAAGAATCCGAGCGGATGCAGGCCAAGGTGCGCGCGCTGCTCGACTACTCGCGCAGCGACACGGCCGGGGCGCCGGATCCCGACACGGCGAGCTGCGACGTCAACGACCTGGTCGACAAGACGATCGCGCTCGTCGGCCCGGTGCTCCACAAGCGGCGCATCCAGGTGCATACGCAACTCGCGAGCCCACTGCCGCGGGTGCGCTGCGACGCGCACAGCCTGCAGCAGGTGTTCGTCAACCTGGCCAACAACGCGGCCGATGCGATGGCCGACGGCGGCGAGCTGATCGTCGCCACGCAGCTCGGGCCGGCGGCCGCGACCGTTCACGTCACGTTCGACGACACCGGACCCGGCGTGCCCGACGCGGACCGGGACCGCATCTTCGACCCGTTTTATACGACCAAGGGCGCCGGCGCGGGCACCGGCCTCGGCCTCGCGGTCGTCCGCCATCTCGTCGCGCGCTGCGGCGGCCAGGTCACGGTCGAGCCCGGCGCGCGCGGCCGTGGCGCGCGGTTTCGCGTCGTGTTACCCATCGAGGAATGA